The DNA window ACATTGATTTCATATGAAGATGGTGAATATGAAGCGGTTTCTGTTCGCCCATCGCTCTTGTGGCTCGGAAACTGGCAACCGCTAACACAATTATCATCACGCCAACCGCCATTTCCATCCACGTGGCGACTGTTTCCGGAATATGTTGTTTCAAGCTGATCACGATCATGCCGACCACAAGCAATGTCAACGTATGGCCAATGCCCCAAAACACGCCGGCTAACGATGAAAGCGACAGTCTACTCGTGCGGCTGGCGATCGTTGACACCGCAACAACATGATCCGGTTCTGTTGCATGTTTTATTCCTAAAAGAAGGCCAAACAACAAAGTAAGCGCCAAACCGCTCATCATCGTCCTCCTACGTTTTCTCCGGTTTCTCATTCAGCTGTTTCCAAACTTGCTCATACACGTTTTTCAACGGAACGCCATTTCTCTGGGCGATCGTTTTGCATTGTTCAAACTCCGGGGCTCTTTGGACGACTTGGCCGCGGTAAATGCCTTCCTTTACCGCCACCGCCCCCCACTCCGTTTCCACCTCGCGGAACCGCCGCTCGAGCCGGTGCACCGTCAGCGGGTAATAGCGCACCCCCAGCGTCGTCGTTTCACGAAACAAAATCTCTTTCATGTCCTCAAGCCTCTCGCGTGAACATAATAGTTGCAGCAAAACACCGGGACGATTCTTTTTCATATAAATCGGCGTGTAAAACACATCATTTGCCCCCGCCTCAAACAACAACTCCATCACGTAGCCGAGCCACTCCCCCGGCGTGTCATCAAGATTCACTTCCATTTTGATCATTTGTTCATCAATATGTTCATGATGAGGAGGATGGCCTCCCATCATCCGCACTCCCCTTCTGTACACCTCTACGGTTGTTCACCGATCACTACGCGCAACACATTCGGGCGATGCGGGAACGTTTTTGTTCCAGCTCCATAGCCAATGGCAGTTACTTTCATCGACGGGAGCGGGCCAAAGCGCTCCGCCAGCACGGAAACAATCGCTGCCCCTGTCGGTGTCGTCAGCTCTCCTTTCACTGCCGACTGTTCAATCGGGACGCCTTTTAATAGTTCGAGCGTTGCCGGGGCCGGCACCGGGTATTCGCCATGCGCGATATGAACCGTGCCCGACCCGACAGGAATCGGAGACGACTGAATGGACACCGCCCCTAACTGATGGATGAGAATCGCCGTTCCGACAATATCAATGATCGAATCGACGGCTCCGACTTCATGAAAATGAACATCATCCAATGGAACGTGATGAATCCGCCCTTCTGCCTCGCCGATGCGGCGGAAAATCGCCAGCGCCGTTTCTTTGACTTCCGCAGCTAACTCAGACGTTTCAATCATCGCCGCAATTTCTTTGTACGACCGGTGATGGTGGCCGTGTCCATGATGATGATCGCTGCCGCCATGAGCATGTGCGAGATGGCGGACGTCGCTATGATCATGTTCGGAGTGATGGTGATGATGGTCATCATGACCGTGCCCGCGATGATGATGGTGTCCTTCATCATGAGCGTGCTCGCGATGATGATGTCCGTTATCATGAGCGTGCTCGTGATGATAGTCACGATGATCATGGCCGGAGTGATGTCGATGATGGTCATCATGATTGAGGACAACATCAAACTTTGTGCACGTAATGCCGTTTTTGACAATCTTCCGCCATGTTAAAGCGTATTCCTCTTCCAACGGGAGTTTCTTTAATTCTGCTTCGAGCAGCTTCGGGTCG is part of the Geobacillus sp. 46C-IIa genome and encodes:
- a CDS encoding urease accessory protein UreH, producing MSGLALTLLFGLLLGIKHATEPDHVVAVSTIASRTSRLSLSSLAGVFWGIGHTLTLLVVGMIVISLKQHIPETVATWMEMAVGVMIIVLAVASFRATRAMGEQKPLHIHHLHMKSMLIGVVHGMAGSAGMVLLTLTTVETPWQAFVFIVIFGLGTVIGMMIFTTLLGLPFLFARPKQTLYRALVQVVSVISLVYGVYYLYEVGREGGLF
- the larC gene encoding nickel insertion protein; the protein is MGGHPPHHEHIDEQMIKMEVNLDDTPGEWLGYVMELLFEAGANDVFYTPIYMKKNRPGVLLQLLCSRERLEDMKEILFRETTTLGVRYYPLTVHRLERRFREVETEWGAVAVKEGIYRGQVVQRAPEFEQCKTIAQRNGVPLKNVYEQVWKQLNEKPEKT
- a CDS encoding LarC family nickel insertion protein, which translates into the protein MTIIYFDCFSGISGDMVIGALIDAGADPKLLEAELKKLPLEEEYALTWRKIVKNGITCTKFDVVLNHDDHHRHHSGHDHRDYHHEHAHDNGHHHREHAHDEGHHHHRGHGHDDHHHHHSEHDHSDVRHLAHAHGGSDHHHGHGHHHRSYKEIAAMIETSELAAEVKETALAIFRRIGEAEGRIHHVPLDDVHFHEVGAVDSIIDIVGTAILIHQLGAVSIQSSPIPVGSGTVHIAHGEYPVPAPATLELLKGVPIEQSAVKGELTTPTGAAIVSVLAERFGPLPSMKVTAIGYGAGTKTFPHRPNVLRVVIGEQP